One region of Ascaphus truei isolate aAscTru1 chromosome 13, aAscTru1.hap1, whole genome shotgun sequence genomic DNA includes:
- the LOC142464589 gene encoding olfactory receptor 1468-like, whose protein sequence is MGNQSTLSLVEFVLLGFSDVPHLKISLSIVFLTMFLVTLAGNTCIIILIIVDHQLHTPMYLFLCNLSVADICFTSTTIPQILRNLMTKTKTISFSGCMGQLFFCITFSETVCVLLTVMAYDRYLAICHPLAYNAIMNRRVCVLLARICWGSSSLNSAFNTFLAVRLSYCGSNIIDHFFCDLTPLLKLSCSDTSLNWLLILIEGTLLVVVPFLIIIMSYLLIITTILRIPSRVGRQKVFSTCSSHLIVVALFFGTIIFMNLRLITGSHTNKDKVVAVMYTTVTSMLNPFIYSLRNNEIKRTFLRILYKNDLLPQDLHSSGL, encoded by the coding sequence ATGGGAAACCAGTCCACCCTCTCACTGGTGGAGTTTGTTCTCCTGGGATTCTCTGATGTTCCTCACCTGAAGATTTCTCTTTCTATTGTATTCCTGACCATGTTCCTGGTCACCTTGGCTGGGAACACATGTATAATCATCCTGATCATAGTTGACCATCAACTTCACACCCCTATGTATCTCTTTCTCTGTAACCTGTCCGTTGCAGACATCTGCTTTACATCCACAACTATCCCTCAAATCCTAAGGAATCTCATGACTAAAACCAAGACCATCTCATTCTCTGGCTGCATGGGACAGCTCTTCTTTTGCATCACATTTTCTGAGACAGTGTGTGTCCTGTTAACGGTAATGGCTTATGATCGCTATTTAGCAATTTGCCACCCATTGGCCTATAACGCTATCATGAATAGAAGAGTCTGTGTTCTCTTAGCTCGTATATGCTGGGGTAGTAGCTCTTTAAACTCTGCTTTTAACACCTTTCTTGCTGTTCGATTGTCTTACTGTGGTTCAAATATCATTGACCATTTCTTCTGTGACCTTACTCCTCTGTTAAAGTTATCTTGCTCCGACACCTCCCTAAATTGGCTTTTGATACTGATCGAAGGAACATTGCTTGTGGTGGTTCCATTTCTAATTATTATCATGTCATATCTTCTCATCATCACCACCATACTGAGGATCCCTTCTAGAGTGGGAAGGCAGAAGGTTTTTTCTACATGCTCTTCCCACCTCATAGTGGTAGCTTTATTCTTCGGGACTATTATTTTTATGAATCTGCGCCTGATCACAGGGTCTCATACAAATAAAGACAAAGTTGTAGCCGTCATGTATACCACGGTGACTTCCATGTTAAATCCTTTCATTTACAGTTTGAGGAACAATGAGATAAAAAGGACATTTCTGAGGATTCTTTACAAGAACGATCTTTTACCCCAAGACCTTCACAGCAGCGGACTATAA